Part of the Methylomonas rapida genome is shown below.
CGGTCGAGGAAATGCTGAAAAACGATCTGTCCCTGGAATTAAAAGTGGTGCAGGATTTGCGAAACGTGATGGCGTTTTGTGAGTCGGTACAGGATTACCAAACCCGCGAAATCCTCCAGGTGATGCTGGAAGACACCGAACACGACCACGCTCATTGGCTGGAGCAGCAACTGGGGGTGATCGAGCGCATCGGCCTGCAAAACTATCTGCAGTCGCAGCTTTAATCAATCTGTGACCGAGTCATCCCGAACAAGCTGGGAAGAGTTGTAACCTGTGCGATAGCTAAAGCAATCGCACCCCCCTGGGGCGGGAGGGAAAAAGCTTTAGCTTTTTCAAGCGCCCATCATGACTTTCAGCGTAATCCAACATTGCGCATAGGTGGTGTGCTTGCTTGGGTTGCCGCCTGCTTAATTTGCATAATTTTTCAATGGAAATGTAATCCAGCCCAGTGCGGCCTTGTGTTCGCACGTTGATGCAACACAACGAGATAGCCATGTCCCAAACCGATGCTCTTTTGCAAGCGGTTCGAGAAATCGAACCCATCTTGCGTCAATATGCCGCCGAGGCAGAGCAAGAGCGTAAGCTCTCTGTCCCCGTGGCCAAGGCGTTTAAGGATGCCGGCCTTTATCGCTTGTGGCGGCCTAAGGCCTTGGGCGGCTTCGAACGGGACCCGGTCTCCGGCTTGCGCGTTATCGAAGCCGTCTCCCGCATCGACAGCGCGGCCGGCTGGAACTTGCAAATCGCCGTCGCGCACGATCTGTTCGCGCCTTGGTTTGGTGATAAAGCCGCGGCCGAGATTTTTCATGCCGATGCCATTCCGGTCGGCGCCTTCAACCCGCCGCGCCTAGCGATTCCAGTCGAAGGCGGCTATCGCATTTCCGGACGAACGCCGTTCGTCAGCGGGACGCACCATGCCAGCGTCTACTTGGGTTTTGCCAAGGTTCACGACGTCGGCGACGAACCTCCGGACATCCGGTTGATCGCGGTTCCCGCATCGGAAGCCATCATCATCGGGCTTTGCTTACACCCAACACGACTTCACGCCCAACATTCGCAATCACTGGATCAAAAACTACGAATATTCCCGGAAATTCCAGGCCGACTTCGCCGCCGAAGGCAATGCCTTTTTGTGTGAGGCCCGCATGGCTGAAAACGGCTGGTTCAAGGG
Proteins encoded:
- a CDS encoding acyl-CoA dehydrogenase family protein, which encodes MSQTDALLQAVREIEPILRQYAAEAEQERKLSVPVAKAFKDAGLYRLWRPKALGGFERDPVSGLRVIEAVSRIDSAAGWNLQIAVAHDLFAPWFGDKAAAEIFHADAIPVGAFNPPRLAIPVEGGYRISGRTPFVSGTHHASVYLGFAKVHDVGDEPPDIRLIAVPASEAIIIGLCLHPTRLHAQHSQSLDQKLRIFPEIPGRLRRRRQCLFV